AAGAAGTTGGGTGACAATCCTAGGTCTTTAGTGAGGTTGACAGCCGCATGCGAGAGGGCTAAGAGGAGCCTTTCTTCGACAACTAATGCATCAATTGAGATTGATTGTCTCTTGGATGGGATAGACTTCAGTTCAACTATAACGCGTGCACGATTCGAGAGCTTAAATATGGATTTGTTGGAGAAATGTTTGGAACTCGTGGACAAATGTCTAAATGACGCAAAAATGAGGAAAACTGATGTGCACGATATAGTGCTTGTGGGCGGATCAACACGAATCCCAAAGGTACAACAAATGTTGCAGGATTACTTCAATGGACAAGAGCTATGTAGAAGGATCAACCCGGACGAGGCGGTTGCCTATGGGGCCGCCTCTCATGCTGCCATCCTTGCAGGTGTTGGCAATCATAAGGATATTGTGCTTTTCGACGTTACTCCTTTATCACTTGGTATTGAGGTTTATGATACATCCATGCTTGTTGTTGTTCCTCGAAATACAACCATCCCTACTACGAAGATTGCTAGGAATTTGGAAACACCATCTGATAACCTTGTTGCAGCGATTTTCCGTATCTACGAGGGTGAGAGATTCAAAGCCAAAGACAACAACTTCTTGGGTGAATTCATGTTGCATGACATACCACCAGGACATAAAGGCGCGTCTAAATTTGATGTCTTCTTCGAGATGGATGCTAATGGTATCCTGACCGTGTCAGCTCAACTAGTTGGTACCTATAACATGGAGCAAATCACTATCACCGAGCACAACAAAAGGCTAACAAAGTATGCGATCGAAAGGATGGTGAAAGAGGGTGAGATGTATAAGGCTCAAGACGAAGCATTCAAAAAGGCAATTGAGGCTAAGGCCGCATTAGAGAATTATGTAGAGGAGGTTATATTGAGGATGAATCAATGTCCCGAAATGATGAGTGAAGATGAAAAGAGATTGATTGAGGTTGAAATTGAGCAGACAAAGGGATGGTTGGATTGGAATCATCTTTGTGGAGACGTGTCTTTGTTTGAGAAAAAGAAGGTTGAGCTTCAGAGTGTTTGTGATGATGTTTTCGGTGAGAACACTCCTAAGACTGCGGTTAGTTGGTTAAATGTTGATTTTGATAGCTTTCATTCGTTCTCCTAATTCGAAAAATGTGTGTTAACATTATGTTCCGATTTGTACTTTGTAACCTCTAATGAACGTTTTTATTACAGTTTACAAGGAGTGCTAGATTGCTTCATGAATCATACGAAGTAATCGTGATAAAAGGCCGAAAAATAAAGTGTCTCATTAAGTTTTAAGCGATCAGAAAATAAAGAAATGATTAATATATTCATGATAATTACGTGTTTACAAGACAGCCTGGTATTCAATCTACCTCCGCAAGAAAGAGAATTAGTACAACACATACTCCCTTCGCTTGTATATGAGTAGAGGTGATAACAAGCCTACTTAAGCATGGCCTTGGCCTTACTCGGCTTGTGAACATGAAGCAAAATTCGAGCTCGAGTCAATTTGAGCTCACCTGAGCTTGAAACAGTTGTGCTCATTTATGGAGTTTGTGAGCTTAAAACGGAGATTGAGTAAAACTCGTGAGTATATATAgttgtcaattttttttttccttccgaTATTTTTAACCATTGGCGTAGTGCCACCGAAGCATTGGTAATGCTGTGGTGAAAGTGATTAGTAGGGATTAGGGAGCTCCCAATTTCctatcctctccatttccttaaAACACACCATTAAGAGGGATCGACCAAGTGCTAGTTGGCTGCCTTTATTCCTAGTCCTTCCAATGTTAGAGTTAGACATGTACCTAGACGAGGCTCGGATACATCATACATTGGAGATTGATGTTCTATCCTGGTGGAAAGAGAATGAGAAACAATTTCCTATCGTTGCTTCCATGGCTAAAGACATCTTAGCTATTCCAGTTACGACCAGTGTGCCTTCAGCATGGGTAGTAGACTTATTACTAAATGGAAATCTCTCTTAAGCCAGAAACTGTAGATGCTTTGCTTACTACCCGTACTTGGTTATACGGATTTGAGTTCAAGTAGGTATACAATGCAAACTTCTCATGGGTAGTAGAATTTATGTTCAATTTTAAGAATTTTTAAATAATACGAACTTCTCATAATCCTCAATGTTATGCTTTTCAGCAACCAAATAAAATCAAATGCTTGAtggatttgattttgaatttttgacattatgaatcaatgaagatgaggaagatgaggaagatgaggaagatgaaGATGAGGAGGTGGTATAAATGATGGTTGTTGGAAGATGGAAGATGGTCTTTTGTGTTGTTGTGTGGATGTATATATATTAGATTAGTATGTAAGGATTTTAAGGAACGTGTTTTTCTCTAGGTATGTACTGCCTATGTGACCgtgaggtcacgggttcaagtccTTGGAGCGGCCTCTTGCCAAAATGACAAGGGAAGGCTTGCCCCAATCCCACTCTTGTGGTGGGACCTTTTCCTGGACCCTCGCCTAGCGTGGACGCCATCGTGCACTGGGCTCCTTTTTTTTATGTACCGGCTATGTAAACACTTGCTTTTGACTTTGAAACCCCCGGGCTTCGCCCCGCCCAACGCCTTGACAAGAAATATGGAGTCAATGACGATGACCTTCCTGATGATAACTGTTGGAGATGAAAATTTATTTTAGGGAATAAATTCTAAGATGTACTAGTACCATTATTAAAGTAGGCCGGAACAGAGAGAACAACATTCCTGACATCAGTGCCAAGCTAAGGTGCGCCGTTGAAATGTCCATCTCGGAGAGGATCATGGACGATATGTTACTTGGGAAAAATTATTCTCTTCATCTTGTAGTTAACCACAATCATCGATCTCTTCATGTCGTTTGCAACGGATTGAGCAGTGACTGTGAATGACGACAGTTGACCAAGTAATTTGAGATTACTACTATTCAACCTTCACTTCAATTCAATGAAACTGGCTTGTAATTTGTTGCAATCAACAGCTtgcaatgaaaataaacaccaACGAATTGACGTATGGCAAATTTACTGAAAATAATGAAGGAAAGAGtcatgaaaaacgtgtaaagggTGCGAAAAAGTGCTCTCTCAATAATATAATGTTCCAAGTTGTTTTGAGGGGTGGTTTCAAGTCTCGATACATGTAAACCAACCCACATACATGTATGACAAACTCCTATACTTACATAAATATATGGAAGAAGTGATATTGAATTTCAGTACCACTAGCATCGACCTGGTATAAATATATGTAAGAAGGtgatattaaatctcatttccaCCAGCGGCGACCTGGTATAAAGATATGTAAGAAGGTGATAATGCATCTCATTTCCTCCAGCGGCGACCTGGTATAAAGATATGTAAGAAGGTGATATTGCATCTCATTTCCACCAGTGGCGACCTGGTATATTCAGAAAGTCAGTTGAAAAATTAGTGTGGTAATCCCACACGCAATGCCTAATACTAAATCTAGTAAGACGGAGTATGTTTCTTGTACAAATAATAATTGAcaaagtctaatgcaaaacttaTAACAATCGACGTACTATATATAACATATCGACGCTATAATTAAATAAGCAAACTCTTTCATTATTAGCTTCCGAAAAGAATCACTGAAATCGAGTTGCAAAGATGAGCTCTCCGCTCCCAACTCTGAAAAAGAAAGGCGAGAGCTCGTGCACGAAGACAGCCACGAGTAGAAATCTAAAGGAGCCTTTTATAGGGATCGATCTTGGGACTACCTACTCATGTGTAGGGGTTTGGCAACACAATCGTGTCGAGATCATCACCAATGACTTGGGCAACCGTACAACACCGTCTTGTGTTGCTTTCACCCAAACCCATCGCCTTATTGGCGATGCTGCTAAACACCAGGGCCCCATGAACCCTAGTAACACTATCTTTGGTTTGTACTCTTACCTTATTAACTTATTTCTTTTaactagttgagatcccgtgctaaaTCAAGACATTTGTGAGGGTTGGATATATAAAGGCTAGAGCTCGTAAAAAGTTAAAATATTCACATAAATGAGTTGTATTTATAATAGAATGTTGTAATGTATTGATTATAATATTagcaatattttttaaaaaaagggtagTAATCAAAGGATTTtaaattaagttatttttgtgtgaacctatttttattattaaaaataatgataGCTGACTATTATGGGATAACATAATCTAATATAGACTCGCTACTTTATTATTGCATTGATCGGAAAAAATTATAGATGATTTAATCTTTTAGTTTTAGTTGTAGAAGAATTATAGGGGGATAAGAGGATTGAGTTAGATACGAAATGTAAGTAAAGCGCATGTTGACTTTATAACGGAAATATATTTAAACAGTATACGATACATCTAGAAGGACGATttacaaacaattaaaaatacTATTTACACCCATATtcttttttcctttatttttaatAGAAAAAATTAGAATTATTAAATTTTACTCCATATCTTTTATTAAGAACTACCCATATTAATAAGGATGACATAATTTAAAAAAAGAGgacaatttattaaaaaaaaaatgcaaataaaaTTGAAACTATGCAAATTTACTTATTCAGTATAGGTGCATCTTATATGTCAATCAATTAAAAGATTATTTTCTATATGAGACAACTTTCTATGGTCAATCAATTGAGCGTTGAGGAAATGGCAGTGTTAAGCATATTTTTATTTGACATTTGATttgattgaaatattttattCTGGGTGCAATTTGGTAGTCAATCAATTAAAAGTTAAAACTTTAATATGGGCCCACCTTTTTTGTCAATTAATTGAGCGGAAAAATTATGAGCAACTCTTAATCTTTTAGTTTAGTGGTGATTAACTGATTTTTTATATTACGGATTACTATATTTTTACGTTTAACGAGTACATTTTATCTGCAAAGACATGCtaatttatttgattttattCGGTTTCAAGACAACATTTAACCTTATGTTTTATGTGTATATTATTGGAAGATGTTACGGTTACACTCAGTATACAAAATCTTCTATATACCGCCAATAAAACGTAAGGAAGAATCTATTATTTAATTATGGAAAGAATAATtttcaatataaagggaaggtTATCAAAGATTCCCCTCTCCAACCTTCCCTCCCCCTACCACCATCCTCCCAATTAGTCGATTATGCAACCAGCGGTATACAATTGGTAGTATAGATTTGGAGTTTTAACCCCTTTATAATAAAGGAGTTGACCTGATATATACATTTCACGAGCTTTATTGGAAAGAATATGAACGTCTTATTTTTTGTACGAATAAAATAAGGAAACAACTAATAAAAACTCATTTATAGGAGTTAAATATAGACTTGTCAAAAGATAACCCGAGCCAAAATACTGATTGGGATCATTTACAAAGAAAAAAACCCAACCAAAGCCGTCCAAAATAAGACGAATTCGAAAACGACCCGCCTTGATAATAACTCGCATTAAGGGTAACACCCCCCACGCCCCACGCCCCACCCCCACCACACCTGTAACCCGACCCCTAAATGGGTAAATTTATTGAGAAATTGTATTTAAAGCAAATTAAATCAATGTAAaatgattaaataatataaattttaaattttttgaaataaaatatgTTTATATTTGTTTTAAAACATAGTTTTACACGGGATTAATTAATCAAATGGTTAACATATAATTGGTGTTTGTCACACACGTCTAACAACTGATCAACCAAATACTCCGTATAACGTTGCGATATTGAATATATTAGATGCAAAATTTCTTATCCTTAGTaatattaaattagataattatataaattaacaATAACTatatatttataattaaaattaagaaAATAAACATCTAAAAAAAGGCTTTAATTTACCTATTTTTGACTCTAACTCAACCGGTAAAAATTCGTATTTTATAAAGCCAAAATAGACTTCACCCTATTTTATCCAAACGCGAAATAACATAACTCATAGGCCAATCACCTAACCCATTTCACTGGTCTAGTAAGATATCATTTTTTATTAGTGTTTCATGTTGTGTATATGTACTAGACATAAGATTTTGGGTTCAATTGACTTTTGAGTTAGGATCTGTTTGTCATGACACTTTAGGTAGCTTATTTGAGCAAAGTAGTTTATTTGACTAAAATTTTAGCTATTTGGTTTTTGTTTATTTGACTAAAATTTTAGTTATTTggtttttgcaagtgtttggcaagtagttTATTTGTCCAAATAAGCTATTTGAAATGAAATGCTATCTTTTCGGTTAGTTTTTGGCAAGTAGTTTTTGCAGCTGTTTGGCAAGTAGTTTATTTGTccaaatcagctaccttttcagctggTTTGTCAGTTACTTATCCGTTACCTTTTCAGATTTCAgttaacttttcacttttcagctaccttttcagttagttttaccaaataaAGGCTCGAGTGAACCATTAGTTATACACCATATCttgtactccgtatttatgatCAATACTCTTACGAATAATAACTTTAGTTCAAATGGAATTATTCTTGATTAAATTTATTTGAATGACAGAAACAAAGAGGCTAATTGGAAGAAAATTCGACGACCCAATAGTTCAGGACGACATGAAACTCTGGCCTTTTAAAGTCATTGTTGACCCTGAGAACAGTGAAGGTAACTACCCGAGAATTGTGGTGAATTACAAGGATGAAGAAAAGCTATTTAGTCCTGAGCAAATATCATCGATGATTCTTGTGAAGATGAAAGAGATTGCCGAAACCTATCTGGGTAAAGAAGTTACGGATGCTGTTGTTACTGTTCCAGCTTATTTCAATGATGCACAACGTAAGGCGACTAAAGACGCTGGAGTCATTGCCGGGCTCAATGTTGAGCGCATCATTAATGAGCCCACTGCTGCTGCCATTGCCTATGGTCTCGACAAGGAGCTTACTAAATACAATGCCGCGACAAAAAATATACTGGTTTTTGATCTTGGTGGCGGAACCTTTGATGTCTCTATAGTGACGGTCCAAAAGGATTCCTTTGAGGTTAAAGCCGTGAGTGGCGATACCCACCTTGGCGGAGGTGATTTTGACACGAGATTGGTGAGCTACTTTGTGGACATGTTTGCTAGGAAATATAAGAAAAATTTGGATGAAAACCCCAGGGCTCTAGGAAGATTGAGAGCCGCCTGCGAAAGGGCTAAGAGGAACCTTTCTTCGATTACATGTACGTCAATTGAGATTGATTGCCTTTTAGATGGAATAGACTTCTCTTCCACAATATCCCGTGCAAGGTTTGAATACTTAAATCAGGATTTGTTCAAGAAATGTTTAGAACCCGTAGACAAATGTCTAAATGACGCGAAGCTGAAGAAAACCGATGTGGATGATATAGTGCTTGTGGGCGGGTCAACTCGAATCCCAAAGGTGCAACAATTGTTACAAGACCATTTCGATGGAAAAGAGCTATGTAGAAGTATAAATCCTGATGAGGCGGTTGCCTATGGAGCTGCTTATCACGCGGCAATCTTAGCCGGTGTTGGGGATCACAAGGATACTGTGCTTGTTGACGTTAATCCTTTATCACTTGGTGTTGCGGTTAAAGATAAATCCATGAAAGTTTTTGTTCCTCGAAATACGACCATCCCAACTAAGATGTATGGGAATCTATACACCGGATATGAGAATCAAAATCCAGTGAGGTTTAGTGTCTATGAGGGTGAGAGATATATAGCTGTAGACAACAACTTTTTGGGCAAGTTCTATTTGTACGACATACCACCTGGACCCGAAGCAGCGTCTAAGTTCGATGTTTGCTTTGAGATCGATGTTAATGGTATCTTGACTGTGTCAGCTAAGCTAGTCGGTACCAAAAACAAGGACCAGATTACTATCACCGAACATGGCGGGAGGCTAACAAAGGAGTTGATTGATAGGATGGTGTTAGAGGGTGCGATGTATAAGGCTCAAGACGAGGAATACAAAAGGGCAGTTGAGGCTAAGACCGACTTGGAGAATTACATAGAGGAGGCTAGCGAGATGGTGAGACAATGTCGCAATAGGTTCAGGAACGATAAGAAATCGGCGGAGGAAGCGATTGAGCAGACATTGAGATGGTTAGATTGGAATGATCTTTGCTGTGATGCGTCTATGTTTGAGCGGAAGAAGGTTGAGCTTCAGATCATTTGTTTGAGGTTGTATTGAAGTAGATGAGATGTTCTTTTCATTTCTGTTTTGTTGTGTGAGTTCTACGGCTCTTAATATCttactttatttatttttgccAATAATTTGACAATAAATTCTTGAAATATATATGTAGAAGTTACAATGTTAAATTCGACGCTTGTGATTAtcaaaaatgatttttttttctaaaatcacATAATTTATGTATATCGTTAAAAAAAGGTGCTAATTTTCGCAGTACTCATTTTACTCATCGTATTACATTGTTGACAattatacccctctcatttctccTCCCGTTTTCTCTCTCTAATCTCTCTCTAATCTTTTCTCTCTAATTTCAAACATCTATTACCCTCTAATTCAtgaaaaaattaaattatatgaTAATCTTATACTACTGTGATAAATTAGTTTGATAAAATACAAATAACTATGTATCTATTACATTCCATAAATTAACATTACAAACACTATGTAATGTATAACATTGagttaaaaaaaaatagaaatatcATATTCATAACATCAAATATTCAAAGCCATTACTACACCGTACAATACATTGAATTAGACCTGTACTCGGGCCGGGCTGGCCAGGGGGCGGGCCGGGCTCTCCTGGTCAAACCCGGGCCAGGCttggccgggccgggccgggctgggATATGCTTGACTTGGGCCAAGATCATAGGCGGGCTAAGGGCGGGCCGGGCTGGTGGGcattaccattttatttttttattttttatttttgctaaaatggcgGGCCAAGGCCGGGCCGGACTGGAATTTATGGACCCGGGCCAGGCCAAAGTTAACGGCGGGCTAAGGCCGGGCCTGGTCGGGTCAGGCCAGGTTGCCTAAAATAACGGGCTAGGGCGGGCCGAGtccgggccgggccgggtcaGCCCGTGCTGATGGCCTGCTCTACATTGAATAAAAACAATTTCATCCATGTACTACGCTGACGAAGAACAATATTGCTACGTACTACTATGGACCACCGTTAAAAACCCAACTATACGACCGCCTCGCTGAATCGCTGGCCAACTAAACCATCACCAGCCAACCGAACTAGCACCAGTTACACCACCATTGCCGTCAATATGCCATTCCCTCCTGCATCAATCACCCTACCACTGCTCTATTACGACCGTACCGCCATACGACAAATAACATTACTTCCGTACCATTGCTTCAACGGCGACTCTCACTCGCTGGCGGACCACCGTCGAACCATGCCTGGTTTTaaaacaccaccaccaacaaaccTACAATGCCAAACTAATTAGTCTTCATTAGTTTAGggataaaccctaattaaaaagaaataaaattctaaaaagagttaatttaattattaatatgAGATTAACGAATTAAATACCCGATCTTCATTCGAATAATCGTTCATAATTGAATAATTTAAGAAGATTAAAAAGGGTAAGGCTTAACAATAGGGGGAAGTAAAGAGAATTAGGTTTGATGATTTTTAGTCAAGGGTAGAAAATGGAAAATTTGGTGAAAAATGCACTATAATGAGTAAAAATAGTACttcgaaaataaattacgaaaaaaaaagtcaaatcaattatgaataaaaagttaaaaaaaaaagacaaaaaaatataataaattaaGTTTATAGTTTACGTTCCTGTCGTATGGTTTGGGAAGAATCACATGTAGGGCTTTCATATCGGAAAAATATAGAAGAGTGATCTAGCTTATAATCAAAGGGGCTacttcatccaatgtcaattggttttgggatgaaACCTCCTTGGACTTGTAAAGTGGATACTCTATCCTTTTCGAGGGCGCGGCCCTGGCCCATGTGCGAttctaacatggtatcagagtccAAGATTTAGTCCTGGGTTATGAGGCGAAGACGGGTCCGAAAAGCGACGACGTTCCCGTCCGGCCAAAAAAGCAAAACTGACATTCCTGTCGATCGATCGAAAATGAGACCTTACATGTGAGGGGGCGTGTGAAGAATCACATGTAGGTCTCCTCCATTGGAGAAAGTGAAAAGAGTGATCTAGTTTATTACTCAAGGGGCTACTCCACCCATTGTTTattggttttgggatggaacctCCTTGGAATTGTAAAGTGGACACTCTAACCTCCTCGAGGAAGCGGCTCCATGCCCATGTGTGATTCTAACATGGTATCAAAGCCCAAGGTTTACTCTTGGGTTGTAACGCGAAGACGGGTCCGAAAAGAGACGACTTTTCCGTGTGACGAAAAACTGGGCCACTTTTTATCGGGTTCAAAAAGCGACGACATTCCCGCTGACGAACCAAGTTCGAATGTGATTCTTCACATGGTTGTCATTAATAGTAGATTTTAACAGGGCAGGGACCCTTCCTGCTGATGTTGAGTGTGTAGTAGTGTTTCAAAAGACACTATAGTAAACTGTAATCCGtataaaattgacatgattgcTACTATAGTAAATTGTAATCAAATAAATTAGCATGTCAAAGGAAAATTTCCGTTTACAAAACTGGTTATTTTATAGGAATAATCTATTCTCTGGGTTGTCTGCTTAAATTACTTTATCCTTTAAGTAATCCCAATTTGGTCCCTCTTATCTTCATTTCCTTTCCAGAACAAATTTATTTAACCTTTTTACCCGTTGTAGAAGGTCACATTTTCCTTCCTCTTCATTTAACTCCCAAATCTCACCCATTC
This sequence is a window from Silene latifolia isolate original U9 population chromosome 8, ASM4854445v1, whole genome shotgun sequence. Protein-coding genes within it:
- the LOC141594656 gene encoding heat shock 70 kDa protein 18-like encodes the protein MNLSLSTLMEKCEARWNEKTKQPAIGIDLGTTYSCVGVWQHGRVEIITNDLGNRTTPSWVAFTETQRLIGEAAKNQAAKNPANTIYDAKRLIGRNLDDPIVQDDMKHWPFKVIPDASNYPRIVVNYKDEEKLFSPEQISSMILVKMKEIAETYLGKEVTDAVVTVPAYFNDAQRKATKDAGVIAGLNVERIINEPTAAAIAYGLDKELTKYNAATKNILVFDLGGGTFDVSIVTVQKDSFEVKAVSGDTHLGGGDFDTRLVSYFVDMFARKYKKNLDENPRALGRLRAACERAKRNLSSITCTSIEIDCLLDGIDFSSTISRARFEYLNQDLFKKCLEPVDKCLNDAKLKKTDVDDIVLVGGSTRIPKVQQLLQDHFDGKELCRSINPDEAVAYGAAYHAAILAGVGDHKDTVLVDVNPLSLGVAVKDKSMKVFVPRNTTIPTKMYGNLYTGYENQNPVRFSVYEGERYIAVDNNFLGKFYLYDIPPGPEAASKFDVCFEIDVNGILTVSAKLVGTKNKDQITITEHGGRLTKELIDRMVLEGAMYKAQDEEYKRAVEAKTDLENYIEEASEMVRQCRNRFRNDKKSAEEAIEQTLRWLDWNDLCCDASMFERKKVELQIICLRLY